In Thermococcus stetteri, the following proteins share a genomic window:
- the pyrI gene encoding aspartate carbamoyltransferase regulatory subunit gives MPENLKIEVIPEGTVIDHIPAGKWLKVIEILGLTKPNGGTLLIASNVPSKKLGRKDIVKVEGRYLSEEEVNKIALIAPMATVNIVKDYKIIEKFNVEVPDEITGILKCPNPNCVSNHEYVTPRFHVESRDPLKLRCHYCERTIEGEDIMGSL, from the coding sequence ATGCCCGAGAACCTCAAGATCGAGGTAATCCCAGAGGGAACCGTGATAGACCACATCCCAGCGGGCAAGTGGCTCAAGGTCATTGAGATACTCGGCCTCACAAAACCCAACGGGGGAACGCTCCTCATAGCTTCGAACGTTCCCAGCAAGAAGCTCGGAAGGAAGGACATAGTGAAGGTGGAGGGGAGATACCTTAGCGAGGAAGAGGTGAACAAGATAGCCCTCATAGCGCCAATGGCGACTGTAAACATCGTGAAGGACTACAAGATAATCGAGAAGTTCAACGTTGAGGTACCAGACGAGATAACGGGAATCCTCAAGTGCCCGAACCCGAACTGCGTCAGCAACCACGAGTACGTTACGCCGAGGTTCCACGTCGAGAGCAGAGACCCGCTTAAGCTCCGCTGCCACTACTGCGAGAGGACGATTGAAGGAGAAGACATCATGGGGAGCCTCTGA
- a CDS encoding ECF transporter S component translates to MKISSREIAIIGLMLALALALDVMPVEMPTVWGMKIDLVAVPIVVAYFILGFWGGLTALAMLFLGLSVVSSASWLGAMMKTLATFGVLVGLEVAVRTVGVDYSSKKKLALFGVVAYVIGILVRAPLMVALNYYVALPIWLSLPREQVISAVENWTGVPFWFAITLPNAIQTFIDVFISLLVTVPVLRRIPHLLE, encoded by the coding sequence ATGAAAATCAGTTCAAGGGAAATTGCCATCATCGGACTCATGCTGGCCTTAGCGCTGGCTTTGGATGTAATGCCGGTTGAGATGCCGACGGTTTGGGGCATGAAGATAGACCTGGTAGCAGTCCCGATCGTCGTGGCGTACTTTATCCTCGGCTTCTGGGGTGGACTGACGGCCCTTGCCATGCTCTTCCTCGGTCTGAGCGTTGTGTCCTCCGCGAGCTGGCTCGGTGCCATGATGAAGACCCTGGCGACGTTTGGAGTTCTCGTGGGCCTGGAGGTTGCAGTGAGGACAGTTGGAGTTGACTACTCTAGCAAGAAGAAGCTCGCACTGTTTGGAGTGGTGGCGTACGTCATTGGAATTCTTGTCAGAGCACCCCTAATGGTGGCCCTCAACTACTACGTGGCGCTCCCAATCTGGTTGAGTCTTCCGCGGGAGCAGGTGATATCTGCCGTGGAGAACTGGACGGGTGTCCCCTTCTGGTTTGCAATAACCCTCCCCAACGCAATTCAGACTTTTATAGACGTCTTCATCAGCCTTCTGGTAACCGTACCGGTGCTAAGGAGAATTCCTCATCTCCTGGAGTAG
- a CDS encoding AAA family ATPase, with product MIIGVVGKIAAGKTTVAKFFEEKGFCRVSCSDPLIDLLTHNVSDYSWIPELPEKAEPTRDKLIEFGKSLKDKYGGDILIRLAVDKKRHCKNIVIDGVRSREEVEAIKGLGGKVIYVEARPEIRYKRLMKRRAEKDKVIQSFEDFLKMDGEEEKLYHTTKLKEIADYVIANEGTLEELREKVEKIAEELTPS from the coding sequence ATGATAATAGGCGTCGTTGGGAAGATAGCCGCCGGAAAGACGACAGTTGCGAAGTTCTTCGAGGAGAAAGGCTTCTGCAGGGTCTCGTGCAGCGACCCTCTGATAGACCTGCTCACCCACAATGTTTCCGACTACTCCTGGATTCCCGAACTGCCCGAAAAGGCCGAGCCAACACGCGATAAACTCATCGAGTTCGGAAAGTCCCTGAAGGACAAGTACGGCGGAGACATCCTCATCCGTCTGGCAGTTGACAAGAAGAGGCACTGCAAAAACATCGTTATTGACGGAGTTCGCTCAAGGGAAGAGGTCGAGGCGATCAAGGGGCTCGGTGGAAAGGTCATCTACGTGGAGGCAAGGCCGGAGATAAGGTACAAGAGGCTGATGAAAAGAAGGGCAGAGAAGGATAAGGTCATCCAGAGCTTTGAGGACTTCCTAAAAATGGACGGGGAGGAAGAGAAGCTGTACCACACGACGAAGCTCAAGGAGATAGCCGACTACGTTATAGCCAACGAAGGCACACTGGAGGAGCTGAGAGAGAAGGTAGAAAAAATAGCGGAAGAGCTCACTCCCTCCTGA
- the pyrB gene encoding aspartate carbamoyltransferase encodes MDWKGRDVISIRDFSKEDIEFVLKVAERLEEELNEKGSLDYARGKILATLFFEPSTRTRLSFESAMHRLGGSVIGFSSASSTSVKKGESLADTIKTVEQYSNVIVIRHPMEGAARLAAEVAEIPVINAGDGSNQHPTQTLLDLYTIKKAFGKIDGLTIGLLGDLKYGRTVHSLAEALAFYDVELYLISPELLRMPKHIVDELRERGVKVHETTDLEGAIPELDVLYVTRIQRERFPDEEEYLKVKGSYQVNIGVLKNAKETLKVMHPLPRVDEIHPEVDKTKHALYFRQVFSGVPVRMALLGLTLGVLEV; translated from the coding sequence ATGGACTGGAAAGGTCGCGACGTAATAAGCATAAGGGACTTCTCAAAGGAGGACATCGAGTTTGTTTTGAAGGTTGCCGAGCGGCTTGAGGAGGAGCTGAACGAGAAAGGCTCTCTCGACTACGCCCGCGGGAAGATCCTCGCAACGCTCTTCTTCGAGCCCTCGACGAGGACGAGGCTGAGCTTCGAATCAGCCATGCACAGGCTCGGCGGTTCCGTTATAGGCTTCTCCTCTGCCTCGAGCACGAGCGTCAAGAAGGGGGAGAGCTTAGCTGACACGATAAAGACCGTCGAGCAGTACAGCAACGTAATAGTTATCCGCCACCCGATGGAGGGGGCGGCGAGGCTGGCAGCCGAGGTCGCCGAAATCCCGGTCATCAACGCAGGCGATGGAAGCAACCAGCACCCGACGCAGACTCTTCTCGACCTATACACGATAAAGAAAGCCTTTGGAAAGATAGACGGACTCACAATAGGCCTTCTTGGAGACCTGAAGTATGGTAGGACTGTTCACAGCCTTGCTGAAGCCCTGGCATTCTACGACGTCGAGCTCTACCTGATTTCGCCGGAGCTCCTGCGGATGCCGAAGCACATCGTTGATGAGCTCCGCGAGAGGGGCGTTAAGGTCCACGAGACGACCGACCTTGAGGGCGCGATTCCAGAACTCGATGTACTCTACGTCACGAGGATACAGAGGGAGCGCTTCCCGGACGAGGAGGAGTACCTGAAGGTGAAGGGGAGTTACCAGGTAAACATAGGGGTGCTGAAGAACGCCAAGGAAACGCTCAAGGTTATGCATCCTCTCCCGAGGGTTGACGAGATCCACCCAGAGGTTGACAAGACTAAGCACGCGCTCTACTTCAGGCAGGTGTTCTCTGGCGTACCGGTCAGGATGGCCCTTCTCGGACTGACGCTCGGAGTTCTGGAGGTGTGA
- a CDS encoding D-glucuronyl C5-epimerase family protein yields MKKNALVLVIASLIIMLLVGGVLIVHTPNGKDPSSEDVRVYVMLLEENAAFEMADFSIKVGNALLTETNRPVLAYRGKPGEIKLDAHGATRNWNGIKFNVEGGIIINATEGGKDYLVTIEATHEPGVFVLKQVPELSGVIGKDVPETLFLEDYPVVEEVMREAGTLGELERNQELRDTYLRLWGETGNLNYLLAYRDLSYHMKTLALLKKLGKLDAVGVKTYVMDMIATDYYYSRFNRPGKKDMTLVFGNSSPYYGTIKATDGPIKSNLPFVYYPARGFNLYPVSAVHWAHSYLLMGRRDLTLEILDQLMPFVEYGEYNGETFAILPVYFHFQNASVPWISGYAQGVAAGLYALAYNMTGNASYLTIAKLFLNSFDLPLTENGFVIETKYGIWYLEYNYYPDQLVLNGDIITLQGLYYYWEVTGDEKAHELFVKGVESVKKALPDFDTGNWSRYASIYNSSSEFYHRLHIRLLLWLYAKTGDETFLEYAEKWNGYLAERGLKKEDIGKLLQEMRNSP; encoded by the coding sequence ATGAAGAAAAACGCATTAGTGTTGGTAATTGCTTCCCTAATCATCATGTTGCTGGTCGGAGGAGTGTTGATTGTTCACACTCCTAACGGGAAAGACCCAAGCTCTGAGGATGTTAGGGTCTACGTAATGCTCCTTGAGGAGAATGCGGCCTTTGAGATGGCAGACTTCTCAATTAAGGTTGGTAACGCCCTCCTAACCGAAACCAACAGACCAGTTTTGGCATATCGGGGAAAGCCCGGGGAGATCAAACTGGATGCCCATGGCGCGACCAGAAACTGGAATGGGATCAAGTTCAACGTAGAGGGAGGCATTATCATCAACGCTACAGAGGGAGGAAAAGACTACTTAGTGACCATTGAGGCCACTCACGAACCAGGGGTTTTCGTCTTAAAGCAAGTCCCAGAGCTGAGCGGAGTCATTGGAAAAGACGTGCCAGAAACGCTGTTCCTTGAGGATTATCCAGTAGTTGAAGAGGTAATGAGGGAAGCCGGCACCCTGGGAGAACTAGAGAGAAACCAGGAACTGCGAGATACATATTTGCGGCTATGGGGCGAGACCGGGAACTTGAACTATCTCCTCGCCTATCGGGATCTGAGCTACCATATGAAGACCCTCGCCCTCCTGAAGAAGCTCGGAAAACTGGACGCCGTTGGGGTAAAGACCTACGTAATGGACATGATCGCGACAGACTATTACTACAGCCGCTTTAACCGGCCAGGAAAAAAGGACATGACGCTAGTTTTTGGCAACAGCTCTCCATATTACGGAACTATCAAAGCCACTGATGGCCCAATCAAAAGCAACCTGCCCTTCGTGTATTATCCAGCACGCGGCTTCAACCTCTATCCTGTATCCGCGGTTCACTGGGCGCATAGCTACCTCCTCATGGGGAGGCGCGACCTTACTTTGGAGATACTCGATCAGCTCATGCCCTTCGTTGAGTATGGAGAATACAACGGGGAAACCTTCGCAATTCTTCCTGTGTACTTCCATTTTCAGAACGCAAGCGTCCCGTGGATTTCAGGCTACGCGCAGGGAGTGGCGGCAGGACTCTACGCCCTAGCATACAACATGACTGGAAACGCGAGCTACCTCACCATCGCAAAGCTCTTTCTGAACTCCTTTGATCTTCCGCTCACTGAGAACGGGTTTGTAATCGAGACAAAGTACGGGATATGGTACCTCGAGTACAACTACTACCCAGACCAGCTCGTTCTGAACGGGGACATAATAACGCTCCAAGGCCTCTACTATTACTGGGAGGTAACGGGGGACGAGAAAGCCCACGAGCTTTTCGTCAAAGGCGTCGAAAGCGTCAAAAAGGCGCTTCCCGACTTCGACACCGGGAACTGGAGCAGGTACGCGAGCATATACAACTCATCGAGTGAGTTCTACCACAGGCTCCACATAAGGCTCCTCCTGTGGCTCTACGCAAAAACTGGTGACGAGACCTTCCTTGAGTATGCGGAGAAGTGGAACGGCTACCTTGCCGAGAGGGGACTAAAAAAAGAGGACATAGGAAAACTACTCCAGGAGATGAGGAATTCTCCTTAG